AGCAGCCAACCCACTTTGAGGAGGGCTGAGGCATGCACAGAGGACTGCAGGATTTGGACCAAACTCATTCAGGACTCTGTTGTACAACAGGCAGAAGACTCTTCCAGCAATGCATCATACCTCCAGTGCCCTGACTTCACTGTAGACGTGCTAGCAAATTACCTTCCTTTACCAAGGAAATGCTAACCCAGAAATGTCCGAAGTCTCACTCCTTTCTATCCTTACCTTGAAGAGAAGATCTCAGTGCATCcagaaaaagacaaagccaTTGCAAAGCCATTCTTTTATTCCTCACCTTTAGCCCATGGATTCTCCTCCAATATAAAACAGGACCTAATAGATCAGATAAAGCAACTGAACataatcattttgtttccttttaactAGTCTGTTTTCTAAGAGATTTTAGTGTTTCCTTCAAAATTCCCTTGCTGTTTTCTAATCACATTTCATACGTTGACTTAATTCATAATTCACTTAAAAAACCAGAACTGCTGTAAGGAACCcatgtgtttgttgttgtttaatcTGTTAAAAGCTGTTTCCTCTCAAACATGTAGCTCTCAATTATCCTTAGTTACTCAGTAATTTCCCAACTGCTACTGGCTACTAACGGATGGTCTGCATCAGCAGCCAGTTCTTGCTTTGCATGTTCGTGTCCCAAATGAAGCTCCAAAATGTTGGTCTTGCTGTGACGACCATCCACGGACAGATAACAGAGTGACAGTTGAGTAATTACTATTGTATAATTACCTACCCATGTGTTTGCTGCacagttttgttctctttctttccagtgatGGATTATTTTTGGCTTTACTTCTCAATGGTCTGCCAAAGTTTCCTCTCaacttaaaaatgagaaatattgcTGGCATCACCAGATGAAAGGGATGGTATTTTGAATGCTTTATAGATGTGGCTCTATGTTTGATGTGTGGAAAACTGACCTGGCTCTAGCAAGCCAACAGCTGATTAGTTTGAAACGTGTAACTGCTAGGTCAGTTCACTGCAAGGAAAACACTAGAAAACAGATGAGCACGCTTAAAACGCTACCTATGTTActatttacttttgaaatatttaatagaacTGATAGTAAAACTTAAAGCTGATTAAACCAAAGGTACTTTATATTTGAATGGAATGGCAAATCAGTCTGTGAGTGCTATAGCTCATAATTAAACAGATCAGATATTTTTGCCTGGCAGATATCCCTAATCATTTCAAGACACTTATAAAATATGAAGGGCTGTGAAAGCAGCTACAAGTTGCTTCTCCTTCTCGTGTCTGCTTTGTAAAGTTTCCAAGGATGTAACTGGAGGTAAACTGTCTCCTTTTAAAGTTGGTAGCAgaattctttcctctttcaccTCTTCCTCTGATTGCCTTGCTGTGAAAGTCTTTGGTTTAGGAATCTTCTTTGCATATTCCAGTGCCTAAAAACATGAAGAATGGGGAAAGGGTGATTAAGAGAAAACCTGTCAACACTGCAAGAAAATGTGGTTGCTTCTTTGCTGAGTCAAAATTAGTAGTTCTCCTAATtgctgatctttttttctgacagtgctCTGTATTAGATGCTTCAGCAACAACTGCAAGAAGCCTCTGCAACAGGCAAAATAATCCACCTCGAGGAGATTTGCTTCCTGAGATTTACCACTGGAGGCTACCTTACATAAAGAAACATACtggttttcctttaaaaaacataaagcaaCACTAGTCTAGTTGCTAAACGTCACTTCTTTCAACCTCATTAAGCTCTTGTTCTCAGTCATATGTTGCAGGGTGTTGCACAGGCTAACATGACAAGGATAGAAACTGAGCATTCAGATGACAAATTCTAAGAAAGAGATGTACTGAAAGGCCTCAAACGATGAAAGAAGTCCTGAAATAAAGTCTTCTGAAGGAATCCAAAGCCGTTTTGACATGTAGAGAATGCAGTTTCATCTCTTTGTGATTTCCATGTTGTCTGCAAATTTTTTGACTGCGTGTAACTGAGGAATTCACCTGATGGTAAAAtcaaaaacttttttctctgtggCACGCAGCTCTCATTCATCACCTCAGAGAAATACCTGGTGTGCTTTCAGCATCACGCAGGTGAGCTGCCACAGAACCGATCTGATAGAATATACACTATATTCAGAGCTTTATTACTTCCTGCAAGAGGGAGAAGGGACTCCCTTTGTTTGTGTACACCATTGTCATGCAGTCAGTTGTTGTTCATTTAGGTTATTTCTGAAGGACAGTGAAGGCTAAAGTAATGTTGCATAGGCTTGAAAAATAAGGCCAATTACTGTAGCTATGCAACTGAAGTGCAAAGAGTTGTGATTGAGACTGACAGGCAGGTGGATAATAGACTAATAAGAGGATATCTGTGGCCAACAGAAGAGTGCACTCTGCAGAAGCATGGCCTCTACCACTGATGTGAAGTAGAGAGTGTGCAGCACTGGACAGTGGTCCTGTAGGGGTCCTGCTCTCCTTTATTCTTtatgccttcttttctttttctttgtgtaaagTCCAGAATCATTCCCTGCAAACCTTTGACAGGAACTCCATCCTTACCTTCTGTCTTGACACTGAAGATATGACCTGGGGTTTTGTAGGTAACCTCTGAACCAAAGCTATGTTTTTCATGTTGTGCTCCTTAATTCGCTGCGCATATTCCTTCTGTTGCTTTAACTTCTCCTTctgacaaaagaaacaaagtgtaTGATTAAACATGGGTCTGTCAATGAAATACCTTTTTCCACTGGAGTCTTCCGTTTGTATCTCTGTTGCAATTTAAGCTGGCTAAGGTATTGATCGTTCCTCAGCAGAACACAACAGGAAACCCCGATAAGTGGTATAGTGTTTTAGTCTTTCTTCATGTTTAAGAGCTTTTTCTTGGACCATATTGAGGATAGAGCTCAACTGAAATGCAGCGTGTCTTTATTCTGAATGTTTCAATACATCAGTTCCATTCTAAAATGGCTGTGCTAATATCTGTCAGCTTTTGCAGTgacttttaaaatctctttgctGGCTTTTAAGGTCCTGAATGACATGCTTTGTTTACTTAACTGATACTCTGTCTCTTCATGTTTCCAGCAATTCATTACGCTCAAATTCAGCAGGCTGCTCTACCTTGCCCCAGTTATCAGCCAGTGTCAATGATTTCCTTTCAGTGCAATAACACCACATCAGCATGCCAGGCTCCACAAGTATTACGGAGCTGCTAAAGACAGACTATGTTCCAGGCTCAGTCCATTCCAATCTGAGATCTCTAATCTCTCTCATTTATGGAAAGGCTGAGGAAATCACAGGAAATGTCCCCAAAAGGATgatcattttatatttatttgcttcCTGCTGTCCTACAAGCTTTCTCTAGAGAATGTCAAATAAAGCAACTGTTGCCAGATGAATTGGCTCAAAGCAGGGAGGGTAGAGTTTGCAGCACTTCAGATACATAGCTGCcaccagcagaaaacaaatgatacCAACTGATGCTTGTACCAAACCATGTTTCCATTTCAACAGGGTAATAATATCTGGCACTTGCTTAACAGTAAGTAAAGTTCACCcagcagttttcttctcatGTTTGCACTACTTATATCTTCTTTTACTTCCACTTTAAAGGTTAGGAAACACTATCTTCTACACTTGGAATGACAATGCATCTCAGTCATGTGATTATACGATATCCAGCTACCCCTCTTGAATTAATGTCTGTTTCAGAAGGCTGAAACTATCCACACTACAGACTACTGTCTTCCCTTCTGTTTGAAACCTCTTCTTATGACCCCAAGCTAGACCTGGAGTCAAGCACAAAAGGACAAGACAAACACGAGCTGCTTCTCAGTGATGTCTTTCTGCCATTCTCCCCTGCCAAAGTTCACTTTGCACGACTGAAAAGCAGTATGTGAAATGGGGACCACTTACTTTTTCCTTGATTGCTTCATAGTCAGGTCCAAGGCCTCCAAGCTTCACATCAAGATTGATATATGCTTTTGAGCTATATGGCTGAAAAACACACCTCAGTGACAGATTTTCCTTTATATATACAATTTCATGGACAGCATAACTAAAACCAGTGTTGTAGTGGACACCAAACTTCAGGATTCAACTCGCAGTCTCAGTCTTAACTCTGGCATGTCTCATTTCAAGAATTCTAAGTGACCAAAAAGATCGAGGTAATTGTGGAAAccaaattattctgtatttcctttgaATCTAGATGGGTAATTACCAATCATCCAAATTACAAAGCAGTACTTTCTCAGTCAAAAATGACACTTTGTGAGCTTTAAATAGGTGACAGTGACCCATTTGACAGCTATCAGAATGAAATTGCAGAGAAAGTTTTATAAGAGAAGCAGACAAAAATGCCTGACATTGGTGGCAAAAAAATACGCATCTATTATTTGTTATAGTAACCTTTCCTAGTTTTCAAACTGCAATGTAAAATCATTGCCTGGCTGTTGAAAAATATatcttgcagcacagaaagttTTACAAGTGCATAGGGAAGACAAATGATGCCGTTTGAACCCTTTGAGACTTTACTACAAAGAATTTTTCAAGCTCTCTTTTAAGAAGACTGggttaattttttaaaattgaatatatttgaagaaattgTCAGGGAGAACTCATTACGGTCAGCTCTGTAGCAATTTCAGTCTCAAAGCAatgcagaaacagcaagaacTTTCAGTATGTGAATGAAATGTGCACATGTTCAAGTTAAACTCAACTGCAAAGAAACTAAACCTAAGCACTGAAATTTCTATCTGATGTTTATGTCAGTTGCTCCTACTCTTAGGTGGTATCCCTAACCTCTCACTTCAGGTGCTGTGAAGAGCTGATCATTTAATGGTATACACAGTGCTCacttctgctgcattttcaaaGCCAAAATGTGCATGCCATGAGTATGACTGCGTTTGTTTATTACAAAAAGGTCTGTGAGACACAAAGAGTCGTATTCTTGGGGCATTCCTCACACACAATGTGTGAGAAAGCTACTGAAAACGcaggacaaaaataatttcttgaaCTCAGGGgaacagaaagggaaggaaatctGCCCTTCAGTGATGATCGTAATCCAGCTAATTCTTCTCAGAGGCATTCAAGCAGCAATACACAAACTGCCTCCTTGATAAAGCACGTAATTACTCCAGCTTAGTTTGTCTGCCCTGAAATGTGGAGCTAACTTCTTAAACATTTAATTCGTCATGGACGCACAGGGATACCTCTGTGCTGTTCTACTGCATCTGTGTAACTGGTTACAGTATGAAATCTGGacacacagaaaaaacaaaaggaagcaaGTTTTAATAAGGACCACAGTGGGATTGTCAGCAGACCTGTAATAATGTTTATGCTGTTAGCTTTACAAATCCTCTAAGTTTGGTCTTGTTCAGTTTGATTCCCTTGGAAACCAAGAGATTTGAGTGGGATAGCAAATGAGCATGACCAGGATAATGGTTTGTTCAGATCTGAAGTCTGGCTACCTGCTGCTTTATACAAACAGCTTTATTCTAAATCATTTTATCACTGGATACCCGAAAGGACAAACACTGTTCTGTGTGTTCTTAGAGACAATCAAGTCTCAAAGTGATGGAGGGAGAGGTGGCAAACTACCTCGCTCTCTAGGTTAAAATGATTTGGTCAGAAAAAACACCAGTAAATGTCTTCATTGTCAGCGTCTGTTTCCACCTTTGTTCCTTCGTTTTTAATGCTCTGGGCAAGTCATCGTGTATTCATGTGCTTtctctgtaagaagaaaaaagttctcacttctcctccctttttttttcagtgaggatCTTTGgattctcaagaaaaaaatattaatcagaggagaaaatagaaatgtacAGTTCTCTAATCTACATCTATTTGCTTACCTTCTTGTAGACTTTatgctgtttttgcttttccatttgcatGAGATATCCTTCAGAGTTGCTTCGAATAATTTTCAACTGATTTCTGTCGCCTCTCTCTGGATCTACCTGTAAATCACTTCCTACCTGTGGTATCAGAGATGGAAGTGGGCTGAACAAGTGCAAGTCATCAGCGAAGTGAGCTTCTTTTAAACAAGGCATTTCTTGGTGACGTTGCTCCATGGTTTGTGTAAGCTGGGAGGCTGTACAAAGGGCTGCTGGTGAACTGTGAATAGAAGATTGGGAaggcctcaaaaaaaaaaaagatctctatTTGTATACAGCAGATAGTTTAACAAGTCATCTGTACAAAGAATGATCCCTTCTCACAGAATCTAATGGGAACAAGAAAGCGGACATGTGGGAATCTCGCAGTGACTGACTTTGCTTGCACCCAAGTTTACACAAACAGTaatatgaatggaaaaaatTTAGATGGGGAAATGTTCAGCCTTATGTAAATCTAGCCTAAGTCAACAAAAACTGCCTTTAAAGGGCTTTGGATCAGGCCTGCTGAGTATTGAAATAATTAATGCTTTCTCTATATGAAATCTACATAGCCGATTTTAGATTTTCATGCCCTTTACCATGCCAACAGTGTCCAGTCTTTGTTTCCAGTACTTGTGCACAAAAACAATTAACTCCTACAGCAATCAGCAAACTCCTACCAAATAAGCAAAAGTGTGTCTGTCTATTCATGATAGCAAATAGGGACAACTTTCAAAAGTTGTGTGGCAGGCCAGAATTGGTGCTACAATGACTCTGGATATCTACCCTGCTAGGCAAGTTTTGATATAACTCCTTGCAGATTGCACTAGACTTCAGTTTATGCACAGTACTCTTTGCCACCAAGTTTTTTAAACTTTCCCCTCTAGTCTTCAGGGGAAAACTTTCAATTGTGGAAAATTCTGTGAGCATGAAATCTAGAACTGTCCTTTTCCAATAACACGTATAAAATCAGTACTTAGAATGAATCTTAAGTTAGTAGTAACCTATAGAGGTAGGtttgaaacaaagaattttACCCTTTGGACTTCaaaaaaggacattttcttTATCATAGTGTTATCAGGACATAGTTTCAGCACACGTACTTACCACAAACTACTGCTGGCATAAAGGTGTCTTTTGCAGTCCTGAAGCAATACTGGATCCTTTACCATTTCTTGATAGCTAGCATTAAAAGTAgatgaaatattcttttgatTTGGATGTTCTTGGTTACTGGTACTGCTGTCTCTTGGAAAAAATGGCATGGTAGCATGGTTGTATAAATGTTGCTGGCCATGTGGGAGACCATTTAGTCGATCATGCTGGCAATTCTTGTTCTTCTTGCTAGTACATGCTTGTGATCCAACCTCTTCCAGGTTGAATTTATGTTGTGTTGGATGAAAAGAATAGGTAGACACAGTAAAATCCTGATTGACATGATGTCCTGAATGTGGGAAATTATTTAAGCAAGTATCTGAATTTGCTGCTGTATTAGTGTAAGGGCCAACAGAAAGACTTGGGCATAGCCACTTCTGCAGTGCACTGCTGTTGTCTTGCTCCACTGCCTGCATGGGAGCAGTCTGAAATTCTGACATCTGGTGCTGCTTCCAGTGCCAGGACTTTGGTTTTGCTGGTCTTCCTGGTGGCTGATGGTTATCACTCCTTGAAAAAGCCCTCCCCTCGAGAGTCTGGATGgattttactttgtttctttgggaCCACTTATCCTGGTGATCCTAAAGCAAGTTAACAAACGTGGAGTTGATTTCAGTGGTTGCTCTTTTACATGTTCTATGATGATTTTATATGTTCATATGACCCATGATTCTTTTTACATGtttctatgatgattctatgttcATTAAGATCAACAATATGCAAGTGTACAGGTAATTTCCCTGTTACAATGTCCACAGTCTCAACTTGAAAGGAGTTATGACAATGTTTTATAGGGCTGAACGAATACCTGGgtgaaaattaatgttaaaaGTGAGCTTTTATCATAGGCTGacaagtaaaaggaaaaacatccGTTTCCTAAAGTCCAGAATGGTAAGACAACAGTTTTACTTTGCGGCATTTATAAGGTTTTGGATTAACAAAATGCATTCTGATGGAAGGGCCTTTAAAGAGACCTAGGTGCTGTTATCTATCCCTGACTCAGTCGTTACGCTTGTGGCTATAAGAGGTGATGGTCTGGCTAGACTTAAaccaaaatttttaaaaatacatcacGATAAATGTCATTCAGGTGCTGAGGGACAACGCATAATGCCACTTTAAAGCACTCCTTAGTGGCCTGAGACAAATTCTGaagcagaacactgaaaaaatccTTACTGTTGCAGACAGTATCTGAGAAGCAATGCTCTGGTAAATACTGAGTGAGGGAGCTTTAGCTGAAGGAGGTGTGAAACAAGGTGCCCTTACAGAGACAGACCACTCATTTTGAACCCTGTAGACAAGAGGTAGCTCACTGTCAGCCACCTggggaaaacatttcagagatcGAATCGGTTCTTGTCTTTTAAAGTAAATTGTACTAAATTTCATGGAAAGATGGCTATATACACTCTGTTAGATTGGTCCTCAACAGAAACAAACTTATGTCAATGATTTAAATGATTTCACTTCTAAACCAAGCACTCCTCCCTGTCCTGAGTCTTGAAAAACATTAcctaaatgagaagaaaaaaattaagaatttaagCACACCAGGACTACTGTATTCAGCTAAACCAACATGCTCTAAAACTGGGGTTTATTCAGTGCTTTCCAATTACAGCATCCCATGTTGCCCATTTTGAGGAAAAGCCTGGATTTCCTTCTAGGTAATACACAAATCCATTCTCAGTCCATTTAATCTTTGTCAGCACTACAGTCCTCCATTTCATCCTCCTGTCTCTCTAGGGTTCTTTTGTTAGCAACACTTGCAACTACTGCATAGCATATGCACTCAGAATAACTACTTAATGGTAGGTATTAAATCCACATACAGAGAAGCATGTTTTGGCGAAAGCTTTAGCGCTGGGGAATCCTGACTCCTGGTGCCAAGATGATGATTTGTTAACTCGACCTCTGCTGCAACGATTAGTGTGCTGGCATACTGTGCCAACGGTGGAAAGCATGAGCTACTGCCAAAATGAGACCAGGCCAATGTTTTCCCATTTAAATGGAATGAGGAGCTCTGCGAAATAGCTCCTTCGTtctgaaatttca
The DNA window shown above is from Numida meleagris isolate 19003 breed g44 Domestic line chromosome 23, NumMel1.0, whole genome shotgun sequence and carries:
- the C23H11orf63 gene encoding uncharacterized protein C11orf63 homolog isoform X2: MGLVQTISAQRRMNASDTEYIAVSSPYTFHVSNKRFPQRELMQPHFHPASWRRPPVSEGSVGSELHDSRDSDSESLVLERQYQLELQQRIRANDELVVLSAGELENDSLEEEDSLEKMSLEEQEGAKYDTVQSTHGVQNKESDGREQQPVDKYFSLKYNPNWKNTKEAVEFSAVEKTHQVAEEGSVDLSQGSQDSFYLHSSGSSEEKNQQQSKFQESFSEFGTELLSFHEPNAFVCSEPFRLHTRGNESSDGYYFKDSPSTYCSAFSLQIPEDRPQRAKKDFVKKNKRTLGLRTDKNNSYLQLHSKKQEVCQEQVADTKTVDEESVHSALPYQNTKMDPEDKWYLKSQQLKDHQDKWSQRNKVKSIQTLEGRAFSRSDNHQPPGRPAKPKSWHWKQHQMSEFQTAPMQAVEQDNSSALQKWLCPSLSVGPYTNTAANSDTCLNNFPHSGHHVNQDFTVSTYSFHPTQHKFNLEEVGSQACTSKKNKNCQHDRLNGLPHGQQHLYNHATMPFFPRDSSTSNQEHPNQKNISSTFNASYQEMVKDPVLLQDCKRHLYASSSLCSPAALCTASQLTQTMEQRHQEMPCLKEAHFADDLHLFSPLPSLIPQVGSDLQVDPERGDRNQLKIIRSNSEGYLMQMEKQKQHKVYKKPYSSKAYINLDVKLGGLGPDYEAIKEKKEKLKQQKEYAQRIKEHNMKNIALVQRLPTKPQVISSVSRQKALEYAKKIPKPKTFTARQSEEEVKEERILLPTLKGDSLPPVTSLETLQSRHEKEKQLVAAFTALHIL
- the C23H11orf63 gene encoding uncharacterized protein C11orf63 homolog isoform X1 encodes the protein MGLVQTISAQRRMNASDTEYIAVSSPYTFHVSNKRFPQRELMQPHFHPASWRRPPVSEGSVGSELHDSRDSDSESLVLERQYQLELQQRIRANDELVVLSAGELENDSLEEEDSLEKMSLEEQEGAKYDTVQSTHGVQNKESDGREQQPVDKYFSLKYNPNWKNTKEAVEFSAVEKTHQVAEEGSVDLSQGSQDSFYLHSSGSSEEKNQQQSKFQESFSEFGTELLSFHEPNAFVCSEPFRLHTRGNESSDGYYFKDSPSTYCSAFSLQIPEDRPQRAKKDFVKKNKRTLGLRTDKNNSYLQLHSKKQEVCQEQVADTKTVDEESVHSALPYQNTKMDPEDKWYLKSQQLKDHQDKWSQRNKVKSIQTLEGRAFSRSDNHQPPGRPAKPKSWHWKQHQMSEFQTAPMQAVEQDNSSALQKWLCPSLSVGPYTNTAANSDTCLNNFPHSGHHVNQDFTVSTYSFHPTQHKFNLEEVGSQACTSKKNKNCQHDRLNGLPHGQQHLYNHATMPFFPRDSSTSNQEHPNQKNISSTFNASYQEMVKDPVLLQDCKRHLYASSSLWPSQSSIHSSPAALCTASQLTQTMEQRHQEMPCLKEAHFADDLHLFSPLPSLIPQVGSDLQVDPERGDRNQLKIIRSNSEGYLMQMEKQKQHKVYKKPYSSKAYINLDVKLGGLGPDYEAIKEKKEKLKQQKEYAQRIKEHNMKNIALVQRLPTKPQVISSVSRQKALEYAKKIPKPKTFTARQSEEEVKEERILLPTLKGDSLPPVTSLETLQSRHEKEKQLVAAFTALHIL
- the C23H11orf63 gene encoding uncharacterized protein C11orf63 homolog isoform X3; the protein is MNASDTEYIAVSSPYTFHVSNKRFPQRELMQPHFHPASWRRPPVSEGSVGSELHDSRDSDSESLVLERQYQLELQQRIRANDELVVLSAGELENDSLEEEDSLEKMSLEEQEGAKYDTVQSTHGVQNKESDGREQQPVDKYFSLKYNPNWKNTKEAVEFSAVEKTHQVAEEGSVDLSQGSQDSFYLHSSGSSEEKNQQQSKFQESFSEFGTELLSFHEPNAFVCSEPFRLHTRGNESSDGYYFKDSPSTYCSAFSLQIPEDRPQRAKKDFVKKNKRTLGLRTDKNNSYLQLHSKKQEVCQEQVADTKTVDEESVHSALPYQNTKMDPEDKWYLKSQQLKDHQDKWSQRNKVKSIQTLEGRAFSRSDNHQPPGRPAKPKSWHWKQHQMSEFQTAPMQAVEQDNSSALQKWLCPSLSVGPYTNTAANSDTCLNNFPHSGHHVNQDFTVSTYSFHPTQHKFNLEEVGSQACTSKKNKNCQHDRLNGLPHGQQHLYNHATMPFFPRDSSTSNQEHPNQKNISSTFNASYQEMVKDPVLLQDCKRHLYASSSLWPSQSSIHSSPAALCTASQLTQTMEQRHQEMPCLKEAHFADDLHLFSPLPSLIPQVGSDLQVDPERGDRNQLKIIRSNSEGYLMQMEKQKQHKVYKKPYSSKAYINLDVKLGGLGPDYEAIKEKKEKLKQQKEYAQRIKEHNMKNIALVQRLPTKPQVISSVSRQKALEYAKKIPKPKTFTARQSEEEVKEERILLPTLKGDSLPPVTSLETLQSRHEKEKQLVAAFTALHIL
- the C23H11orf63 gene encoding uncharacterized protein C11orf63 homolog isoform X4 encodes the protein MGLVQTISAQRRMNASDTEYIAVSSPYTFHVSNKRFPQRELMQPHFHPASWRRPPVSEGSVGSELHDSRDSDSESLVLERQYQLELQQRIRANDELVVLSAGELENDSLEEEDSLEKMSLEEQEGAKYDTVQSTHGVQNKESDGREQQPVDKYFSLKYNPNWKNTKEAVEFSAVEKTHQVAEEGSVDLSQGSQDSFYLHSSGSSEEKNQQQSKFQESFSEFGTELLSFHEPNAFVCSEPFRLHTRGNESSDGYYFKDSPSTYCSAFSLQIPEDRPQRAKKDFVKKNKRTLGLRTDKNNSYLQLHSKKQEVCQEQDHQDKWSQRNKVKSIQTLEGRAFSRSDNHQPPGRPAKPKSWHWKQHQMSEFQTAPMQAVEQDNSSALQKWLCPSLSVGPYTNTAANSDTCLNNFPHSGHHVNQDFTVSTYSFHPTQHKFNLEEVGSQACTSKKNKNCQHDRLNGLPHGQQHLYNHATMPFFPRDSSTSNQEHPNQKNISSTFNASYQEMVKDPVLLQDCKRHLYASSSLWPSQSSIHSSPAALCTASQLTQTMEQRHQEMPCLKEAHFADDLHLFSPLPSLIPQVGSDLQVDPERGDRNQLKIIRSNSEGYLMQMEKQKQHKVYKKPYSSKAYINLDVKLGGLGPDYEAIKEKKEKLKQQKEYAQRIKEHNMKNIALVQRLPTKPQVISSVSRQKALEYAKKIPKPKTFTARQSEEEVKEERILLPTLKGDSLPPVTSLETLQSRHEKEKQLVAAFTALHIL